Proteins from a single region of Erythrobacter sp.:
- a CDS encoding DUF7662 domain-containing protein, which produces MSSKYTKLTEYLASLDTKRWTATFEQIERVLRFPLPQSAREHQAWWSNQMRSQSLGWQLAGWKTADLDLRNERVTFVYVAGDAPQPEIPQVEPLTIQEAKEGLATRFGVDPSQIEITIRA; this is translated from the coding sequence ATGTCGTCGAAATATACGAAGCTTACAGAATACCTCGCCTCGCTCGACACGAAGCGGTGGACTGCGACCTTTGAGCAGATCGAACGGGTGTTGAGGTTCCCCCTCCCGCAGAGCGCCCGCGAACACCAAGCGTGGTGGTCTAACCAGATGCGATCGCAAAGCCTTGGCTGGCAGCTCGCAGGATGGAAGACGGCCGATCTAGACCTGAGGAATGAGCGTGTGACCTTCGTGTATGTCGCAGGCGATGCTCCTCAACCGGAAATTCCGCAAGTCGAACCCTTGACTATTCAGGAAGCGAAGGAGGGGCTGGCAACGAGGTTTGGGGTCGATCCCAGCCAGATCGAAATCACTATTCGGGCATGA
- the uvrA gene encoding excinuclease ABC subunit UvrA, whose amino-acid sequence MSLTQISVRGAREHNLKGIDIDLPRDALIVVTGLSGSGKSSLAFDTIYAEGQRRYVESLSAYARQFLEMMQKPDVEHIDGLSPAISIEQKTTSRNPRSTVATVTEIYDYMRLLWARVGTPYSPATGEPISAQTVSQMVDRVMALPEGTRAYLLAPVVRGRKGEYRKEIAEWQRQGFTRVRIDGEIYPIEEAPALDKKFKHDIEVVVDRIAVKDGLQTRLAESFETALKLAEGLAYVDLADGVVPGRESEAQGGAMKGAGLPANRIVFSEKFACPVSGFTIEEIEPRLFSFNAPQGACPACDGIGEKMLFDPQLVVPNEALTLKQGAVVPWAKSNPPSPYYMQVLASLAKAYGFDLTTPWKDLAPDQKLIILHGTGGLPVPLTFKDGRREYTVNKAFEGVIGNLNRRLMQTESAWMQEELAKYQTAQPCETCGGKRLNEKALSVKVAGSDIATPVAMSVADAKAWFLALDAQLTPQQSQIAKAILKEINERLGFLDNVGLDYLNLDRTSGTLSGGESQRIRLASQIGSGLSGVLYVLDEPSIGLHQRDNDRLLETLKRLRDLGNTVIVVEHDEDAIRAADHIVDLGPGAGVHGGQVVAEGTLKQILKAKGSLTADYLTGKRKIDVPEKRRKGNGHFIEVKNARANNLKGVTAKIPLGTFTCITGVSGSGKSSLTIDTLQAGASRVLNGARVIAGAHDEITGLHHCDKVIEIDQSPIGRTPRSNPATYTGAFTQIRDWFAGLPESLARGYKPGRFSFNVKGGRCEKCQGDGLIKIEMHFLPDVYVTCEECHGKRYNRETLEVKFKGHSIADVLDMTIEDAEEFFKAVPPIREKMRMLNEVGLGYVKVGQQATTLSGGEAQRVKLAKELARRSTGQTLYILDEPTTGLHFEDVRKLLEVLHRLVQGGNSVVVIEHNLDVIKTADWIIDLGPEGGVRGGEVVAVGTPEQVVEEPRSFTGQYLAPLLAK is encoded by the coding sequence ATGAGCCTTACCCAAATCAGCGTGCGCGGTGCGCGCGAGCATAATCTCAAGGGCATTGATATCGATCTTCCGCGCGATGCGCTGATCGTGGTCACGGGCCTGTCGGGCAGCGGCAAGTCGAGCCTCGCCTTCGACACGATCTATGCCGAGGGCCAGCGCCGTTACGTGGAATCGCTGAGCGCCTATGCGCGCCAGTTCCTCGAGATGATGCAGAAGCCCGATGTCGAGCATATCGACGGCCTCTCGCCCGCGATCTCGATCGAGCAGAAGACCACCAGCCGCAACCCGCGCTCCACCGTGGCGACGGTGACCGAGATCTACGACTACATGCGCCTGCTCTGGGCGCGGGTCGGCACGCCTTATTCGCCTGCCACAGGCGAGCCGATCTCTGCCCAGACCGTCAGCCAGATGGTCGACCGCGTGATGGCCCTGCCCGAGGGCACGCGCGCCTATCTGCTCGCCCCCGTGGTGCGCGGGCGCAAGGGCGAATATCGCAAGGAAATCGCCGAATGGCAGCGGCAGGGCTTCACCCGCGTGCGGATCGACGGGGAGATCTACCCGATCGAGGAGGCCCCCGCGCTCGACAAGAAGTTCAAGCACGACATCGAAGTGGTGGTTGACCGGATCGCGGTGAAGGACGGCTTGCAGACGCGGCTCGCTGAAAGCTTCGAGACCGCGCTGAAACTGGCCGAGGGGCTCGCCTATGTCGATCTCGCCGATGGCGTGGTGCCGGGGCGCGAGAGCGAGGCGCAAGGCGGCGCAATGAAGGGCGCAGGCCTGCCCGCCAACCGCATCGTCTTTTCCGAGAAGTTCGCCTGTCCGGTCTCCGGCTTCACCATCGAGGAGATCGAGCCGCGCCTTTTCTCCTTCAACGCCCCGCAAGGCGCGTGTCCGGCGTGTGACGGGATCGGCGAGAAGATGCTGTTCGATCCGCAGCTGGTCGTCCCCAACGAGGCGCTCACGCTCAAGCAGGGCGCGGTCGTGCCCTGGGCCAAGTCCAACCCGCCGTCGCCCTATTACATGCAGGTGCTCGCGAGCCTCGCCAAGGCATACGGTTTTGACCTCACCACCCCGTGGAAGGACCTCGCCCCCGACCAGAAGCTCATCATCCTCCATGGCACGGGCGGGCTGCCGGTGCCGCTGACCTTCAAGGATGGCCGCCGCGAATACACCGTCAACAAGGCCTTCGAAGGCGTCATCGGCAACCTCAATCGCCGCTTGATGCAGACCGAAAGCGCGTGGATGCAGGAGGAGCTGGCCAAGTACCAGACCGCGCAACCCTGCGAGACCTGCGGCGGCAAGCGCCTCAACGAGAAGGCGCTCTCGGTGAAGGTCGCCGGCAGCGACATCGCCACCCCGGTGGCGATGAGCGTGGCCGATGCCAAGGCATGGTTCCTCGCCCTCGACGCGCAGCTCACCCCCCAGCAGTCGCAGATCGCCAAGGCCATCCTCAAGGAGATCAACGAGCGCCTCGGCTTCCTCGACAATGTCGGGCTCGACTACCTCAACCTCGATCGCACCTCCGGCACCTTGTCCGGGGGCGAGAGCCAGCGCATCCGCCTCGCCAGCCAGATCGGCTCGGGCCTGTCAGGCGTGCTCTACGTGCTCGACGAGCCCAGCATCGGCCTCCACCAGCGCGACAATGACCGGTTGCTGGAGACATTGAAGCGCCTGCGCGATCTCGGCAACACGGTGATCGTCGTCGAGCATGATGAAGACGCGATCCGCGCCGCCGATCACATCGTCGATCTCGGCCCGGGCGCGGGCGTGCATGGCGGGCAGGTGGTGGCCGAGGGGACGCTCAAGCAGATCCTCAAGGCCAAGGGCAGCCTCACCGCGGACTACCTCACCGGCAAGCGCAAGATCGACGTGCCGGAGAAGCGCCGCAAGGGCAACGGGCACTTTATCGAGGTGAAGAACGCGCGCGCCAACAATCTCAAGGGCGTCACCGCCAAAATCCCGCTCGGCACCTTCACCTGCATCACCGGCGTCTCGGGCAGCGGCAAATCCTCGCTCACCATCGACACGCTTCAGGCCGGCGCATCCCGCGTGCTCAACGGCGCGCGGGTGATCGCGGGCGCGCATGACGAGATCACCGGCCTCCACCACTGCGACAAGGTGATCGAGATCGACCAGTCGCCCATCGGCCGCACCCCGCGCTCCAACCCCGCCACCTATACCGGCGCCTTCACCCAGATCCGCGACTGGTTCGCAGGGCTCCCCGAAAGCCTCGCGCGCGGTTACAAGCCCGGCCGCTTCTCCTTCAACGTCAAGGGCGGGCGCTGCGAGAAGTGCCAGGGCGACGGCCTCATCAAGATCGAGATGCACTTCCTCCCCGACGTCTACGTCACCTGCGAGGAGTGCCACGGCAAGCGCTACAACCGCGAGACGCTCGAGGTGAAGTTCAAGGGCCATTCCATCGCCGACGTGCTCGACATGACGATCGAGGACGCCGAGGAGTTCTTCAAGGCCGTCCCCCCGATACGCGAGAAGATGCGGATGCTCAACGAAGTGGGCCTCGGCTACGTGAAGGTGGGCCAGCAGGCGACGACCCTGAGCGGCGGCGAGGCGCAGCGCGTGAAACTCGCGAAAGAACTCGCGCGCCGCAGCACCGGACAGACGCTCTACATCCTCGACGAGCCGACCACCGGCCTCCACTTCGAGGATGTGAGGAAACTGCTGGAGGTGCTCCACCGGCTGGTCCAGGGCGGCAATTCCGTGGTGGTGATCGAGCACAATCTCGATGTGATCAAGACGGCGGACTGGATTATCGACCTCGGGCCTGAGGGCGGGGTGCGTGGTGGGGAGGTGGTTGCCGTTGGGACACCCGAACAGGTCGTCGAAGAACCACGATCATTCACCGGACAATACCTCGCGCCTTTGTTGGCGAAGTAA
- a CDS encoding ABC transporter ATP-binding protein — protein MLAAENLALMRGGKRVVEGLSASLAPGTITAILGPNGAGKSSLLMGLAGLLEPAEGRVMLDGQSLAELPPRKRARSIGYLPQTPEIAWDVAVRNLVALGRLPWGDDGADAVAAAITALGLEPLANRPASHLSGGERARVLLARVLAGTPQWILADEPLAALDLAHQLGLIAHLKSCAAAGQGVVVVLHDLALAMNHADRVLVLHEGRLVADGTPAAALGAEVIEQVWGVKARWLGEPGARALTVSD, from the coding sequence GGGGCTGTCCGCCAGCCTCGCGCCCGGCACGATCACCGCGATCCTCGGCCCCAATGGTGCGGGCAAATCGAGCCTGCTGATGGGCCTTGCCGGATTGCTGGAGCCCGCGGAAGGACGGGTGATGCTGGATGGGCAGAGCCTTGCCGAGCTGCCGCCGCGCAAACGGGCGCGCAGCATCGGCTATCTTCCGCAGACCCCCGAGATTGCGTGGGATGTTGCGGTCCGCAATCTCGTCGCGCTGGGCCGCCTGCCTTGGGGCGATGACGGGGCCGATGCGGTTGCGGCGGCGATCACCGCGCTGGGGCTGGAGCCGCTCGCAAACCGCCCCGCGAGCCACCTGTCCGGCGGGGAACGGGCGCGGGTGCTGCTGGCGCGGGTGCTGGCCGGAACCCCGCAATGGATCCTCGCCGACGAGCCGCTCGCCGCGCTCGATCTGGCGCATCAGCTCGGCCTGATCGCCCACCTCAAATCCTGCGCGGCGGCAGGGCAGGGCGTGGTGGTGGTGCTCCACGATCTGGCGCTGGCGATGAACCATGCGGACCGCGTGCTGGTGCTCCACGAAGGCCGGCTGGTCGCCGATGGCACGCCCGCAGCGGCGCTGGGGGCGGAGGTGATCGAACAGGTGTGGGGCGTCAAGGCGCGGTGGCTGGGCGAGCCGGGGGCGCGGGCGCTGACGGTTTCGGACTAG